The following proteins are co-located in the Streptomyces bottropensis ATCC 25435 genome:
- a CDS encoding ATP-grasp domain-containing protein — MSAEDRVLLVIGSGLKVYREYLIESAARRAAELDLKLVLVNNLKPTWQNDYFDEITVANVFDHDELRAAAREIASRRTVVGLFCYDEPLVMPAAELAAEFGLPGLGLAGVQGCRDKHRTRSMLTAAGLPQPGFELTDSLEQAREVAARIGYPVVVKPRALGASMGVVLAEDETQLDRAYLVASNASLVGDEPFRGGAIVEGYARGPEISIDGVVHEGEYRALFVARKETGHYPYFEEVGHVVDAADPLLRDPELIDVLTKAHEVLGVENGLTHTEVKLTSYGPVIIEINGRLGGDLIPFLGRIATGIDTGELLVEVAAGHRPDTAFTRHEVAGIRFGYPVEDATIHAVRVPTGLPGLVTASPMVEPGTELRLPPGGYLSRHSFVVCSGEDTGACRERLATALAAVELDADPLERKDVAARLEMPAGLLDADV; from the coding sequence ATGAGCGCCGAAGACCGCGTGCTGCTGGTGATCGGCAGCGGACTCAAGGTCTACCGCGAGTACCTGATCGAGTCCGCCGCACGTCGGGCGGCCGAGCTGGACCTCAAACTGGTCCTGGTCAACAACCTCAAGCCCACCTGGCAGAACGACTACTTCGACGAGATCACCGTGGCCAACGTGTTCGACCACGACGAACTCCGCGCAGCCGCCAGGGAGATCGCGAGCCGTCGTACGGTCGTCGGACTGTTCTGCTACGACGAGCCGCTCGTGATGCCGGCCGCCGAACTGGCCGCCGAGTTCGGGCTCCCGGGCCTCGGACTCGCCGGCGTGCAGGGCTGCCGCGACAAGCACCGGACCCGGTCCATGCTGACCGCCGCCGGCCTTCCCCAGCCCGGCTTCGAACTGACCGACAGCCTGGAACAGGCCCGCGAGGTGGCCGCCCGGATCGGCTACCCGGTGGTCGTCAAACCACGGGCGCTGGGCGCCTCGATGGGCGTCGTCCTCGCCGAGGACGAGACCCAGCTGGACCGCGCCTACCTGGTCGCCTCCAACGCCAGCCTGGTCGGGGACGAGCCCTTCCGGGGCGGGGCGATCGTGGAGGGCTACGCCCGCGGCCCCGAGATCAGCATCGACGGCGTCGTCCACGAGGGCGAGTACCGGGCGCTGTTCGTGGCCCGCAAGGAGACCGGGCACTACCCGTACTTCGAGGAGGTGGGCCATGTCGTCGACGCGGCGGACCCGCTGCTGCGGGACCCGGAACTGATCGACGTCCTGACCAAGGCGCACGAGGTGCTCGGCGTCGAGAACGGACTGACCCACACCGAGGTCAAGCTCACCTCGTACGGCCCGGTGATCATCGAGATCAACGGCCGGCTCGGCGGGGACCTGATCCCCTTCCTCGGCCGGATCGCCACCGGGATCGACACCGGCGAGCTGCTGGTGGAGGTCGCGGCCGGGCACCGCCCGGACACCGCCTTCACCCGGCACGAGGTAGCGGGCATCCGCTTCGGCTACCCGGTCGAGGACGCCACCATCCACGCGGTCAGGGTGCCGACCGGACTGCCGGGGCTGGTGACCGCCTCCCCGATGGTCGAACCGGGCACCGAACTGCGGCTCCCGCCCGGCGGATACCTCTCCCGGCACTCCTTCGTGGTCTGCTCCGGCGAGGACACCGGGGCCTGCCGGGAGCGCCTCGCCACCGCCCTCGCGGCCGTCGAACTGGACGCGGACCCGCTGGAGCGCAAGGACGTCGCCGCACGGCTGGAGATGCCGGCCGGACTGCTGGACGCGGACGTATGA
- a CDS encoding acyl-CoA dehydrogenase family protein, giving the protein MTHTQAIPNTAAEILAASRALAPRLRERAVEIEQNRRLPADVVELIRSTGAFRMGFSKAWGGPELTSVEQTEVVEALAYGDSSAGWAVMIGMDSGLYASFLDERVAKEMFPRLDMTTAGLLFPTGRAERVDGGYRLTGKWQFGSGITHADWVISGAFIYEDGEPYLVDGSHDSILLMVPQSDVEIIDTWNTTGLAGSGSCDYAIHDVFVPEGRTLTFGTVRNGEGPLAQPEVHMRNMPGVPLGVARAALDWVREQVVAKSPPGGGGWADNWRIQVGLAECEADFNATRAAVYAAMERQWEVLAAGGTLDDLTPDERAALPLSRLHAFRSARSIVMRLYDLMQTASIYKPSPLDRWLRDTMTMCQHVVAQDKILQSAGAHLLGARPAFPLSLGITG; this is encoded by the coding sequence ATGACGCACACCCAGGCGATTCCCAACACCGCCGCCGAGATCCTCGCCGCCTCCCGGGCACTGGCCCCGCGGCTGCGGGAGCGCGCGGTCGAGATCGAGCAGAACCGCCGTCTGCCCGCCGACGTCGTCGAACTGATCCGCTCGACCGGCGCGTTCCGGATGGGCTTCAGCAAGGCATGGGGCGGCCCGGAGCTGACCTCGGTCGAGCAGACCGAAGTGGTCGAGGCCCTGGCCTACGGAGACTCCTCGGCCGGCTGGGCCGTGATGATCGGGATGGACTCCGGCCTGTACGCCTCGTTCCTCGACGAGCGGGTCGCCAAGGAGATGTTCCCCCGGCTGGACATGACCACCGCCGGCCTGCTCTTCCCCACCGGCCGGGCCGAGCGCGTCGACGGCGGGTACCGGCTGACCGGGAAGTGGCAGTTCGGCAGCGGCATCACCCACGCCGACTGGGTGATCTCCGGCGCCTTCATCTACGAGGACGGCGAACCCTACCTGGTCGACGGGTCGCACGACTCCATCCTGCTGATGGTGCCGCAGTCCGACGTCGAGATCATCGACACCTGGAACACCACCGGCCTCGCGGGCAGCGGCAGTTGCGACTACGCCATCCACGACGTCTTCGTCCCCGAGGGCCGCACGCTCACCTTCGGCACGGTACGCAACGGCGAGGGCCCGCTGGCCCAGCCCGAGGTGCACATGCGCAACATGCCCGGCGTCCCGCTCGGCGTCGCCCGGGCCGCGCTGGACTGGGTGCGCGAGCAGGTGGTGGCCAAGTCCCCGCCCGGCGGTGGCGGCTGGGCCGACAACTGGCGGATCCAGGTCGGACTGGCCGAGTGCGAGGCCGACTTCAACGCCACCCGCGCCGCGGTCTACGCAGCGATGGAGCGCCAGTGGGAGGTGCTGGCGGCGGGCGGCACCCTCGACGACCTCACCCCCGACGAGCGCGCCGCGCTGCCCCTCTCCCGGCTGCACGCCTTCCGTTCCGCCCGCTCCATCGTGATGCGCCTGTACGACCTGATGCAGACCGCCTCGATCTACAAGCCCAGCCCGCTCGACCGCTGGCTGCGCGACACCATGACGATGTGCCAGCACGTGGTGGCCCAGGACAAGATCCTGCAGTCCGCCGGCGCCCATCTCCTCGGCGCCAGGCCCGCCTTCCCCCTCAGCCTCGGCATCACCGGCTGA
- the ddaH gene encoding dimethylargininase translates to MTELLAPALELTERQARTRDYVMCRPEHFEVTYSINPWMNPEKPTDKALALAQWEDLRALYVEFGHRVRTIDAAPGLPDMVFAANGALVVDGKVLVSKFRHPERQAEAGFWADWFRGRGYTEVVQAAFTSEGEGDYVTTARAVLAGNGFRSDPRSQDEARQLFGRPVISLKLVDPRFYHLDTALAALDDDEIVYYPGAFDAESVRVLESLFPKAVLADEEDALLFGLNLVSDGRNVILPEPATGLAAKLRAHGFRTHHVDLSELLKAGGSVKCCTLELRH, encoded by the coding sequence ATGACCGAACTTCTCGCGCCCGCACTGGAACTGACCGAGCGCCAGGCCCGTACCCGGGACTACGTGATGTGCCGCCCCGAGCACTTCGAGGTCACCTACAGCATCAACCCGTGGATGAACCCCGAGAAGCCCACCGACAAGGCACTGGCCCTCGCCCAGTGGGAGGACCTGCGCGCCCTGTACGTCGAGTTCGGCCACCGGGTCCGCACCATCGACGCCGCCCCCGGGCTGCCCGACATGGTGTTCGCCGCCAACGGCGCCCTCGTGGTCGACGGCAAGGTGCTGGTCTCCAAGTTCCGTCACCCCGAGCGCCAGGCCGAGGCCGGGTTCTGGGCCGACTGGTTCCGCGGCCGGGGCTATACGGAAGTGGTCCAGGCCGCCTTCACCAGCGAGGGCGAGGGAGACTACGTGACGACGGCCCGGGCCGTCCTGGCCGGCAACGGCTTCCGCTCCGACCCCCGCTCCCAGGACGAGGCCCGGCAACTGTTCGGCCGCCCGGTGATCAGCCTGAAACTCGTCGACCCGCGCTTCTACCACCTGGACACGGCCCTGGCCGCCCTCGACGACGACGAGATCGTGTACTACCCCGGCGCCTTCGACGCCGAGAGCGTGCGCGTACTGGAGAGCCTGTTCCCGAAGGCCGTCCTCGCCGACGAGGAGGACGCCCTGCTCTTCGGACTCAACCTCGTCTCCGACGGACGCAACGTCATCCTCCCCGAACCGGCCACCGGCCTGGCGGCCAAGCTCCGCGCCCACGGCTTCCGCACCCACCACGTGGACCTGTCCGAGCTGCTCAAGGCGGGCGGCAGCGTCAAGTGCTGCACCCTCGAACTCCGCCACTGA
- a CDS encoding FAD-binding oxidoreductase encodes MTDWQGLRERVDGTVRLPGEPGFDENSSAFNKRYADIRPAGVLSVASVADVARGIAWARQQGLPVVARGGGHSYAGQAATPGLVLDLHGLNTVTVDRERELVRVGGGARSGELYAELQRHDLAVPLGNSDEVGIGGLTLGGGVAAVSRAFGLTCDSLVETEIVLADGTLVVCDETNHPDLFWASKGGGGGNFGINVSFTFQARPTVDSSTCLVVWPLDDAEAVLPVMQRIMRDAPDRFAARIGVSRAGDDDGIVSVIGQHLGPASELRALLAPALATGSPSTVEIEDRGYWEAKDYLRHETSGDPFAVRTRTVGEPLTEAGVDTVLTALRKWPGSGNPDGAGIALFTWGGAINRVPVTETAFPHRDVLFLISMDTSWSTDDPADVRRANLDWLTELHAAMGAHARDASYVNFADPDLPEAQAAYFGPNLARLREIKHRYDPDRVFTFRQAV; translated from the coding sequence ATGACCGACTGGCAGGGCCTGCGCGAGCGGGTCGACGGAACGGTGCGGTTGCCGGGGGAGCCCGGTTTCGACGAGAACAGCAGCGCCTTCAACAAGCGCTACGCGGACATCCGTCCGGCCGGGGTGCTCTCGGTGGCGAGCGTCGCGGACGTCGCCCGGGGCATCGCCTGGGCCCGGCAGCAGGGGCTGCCGGTGGTGGCCCGCGGCGGCGGCCACAGCTACGCCGGCCAGGCCGCCACCCCGGGACTGGTGCTCGATCTGCACGGCCTGAACACCGTCACGGTGGACCGTGAGCGGGAACTGGTCAGGGTCGGCGGCGGAGCCCGCTCCGGCGAGCTGTACGCCGAGCTCCAGCGCCACGACCTCGCGGTGCCGCTCGGCAACTCGGACGAGGTCGGCATCGGCGGCCTCACCCTCGGCGGCGGCGTGGCCGCGGTCTCCCGGGCCTTCGGCCTGACCTGCGACTCCCTGGTGGAGACCGAGATCGTCCTCGCCGACGGCACGCTGGTGGTCTGCGACGAGACCAACCACCCCGACCTGTTCTGGGCCAGCAAGGGCGGCGGTGGCGGCAACTTCGGGATCAATGTCTCCTTCACCTTCCAGGCCCGCCCGACGGTCGACAGCTCCACCTGTCTGGTGGTGTGGCCGCTGGACGACGCCGAGGCGGTCCTGCCGGTGATGCAGCGCATCATGCGGGACGCGCCGGACCGGTTCGCCGCCCGGATCGGGGTGAGCCGGGCCGGGGACGACGACGGGATCGTCTCGGTGATCGGCCAGCACCTGGGCCCGGCCTCGGAGCTGCGCGCCCTGCTGGCGCCCGCCCTGGCCACCGGCTCACCCTCCACGGTGGAGATCGAGGACCGCGGCTACTGGGAGGCCAAGGACTACCTGCGCCACGAGACCTCGGGGGACCCGTTCGCGGTCCGTACCCGCACGGTCGGCGAGCCGCTCACCGAGGCCGGCGTGGACACCGTCCTGACCGCCCTGCGCAAGTGGCCCGGCAGTGGCAACCCCGACGGCGCCGGTATCGCCCTGTTCACCTGGGGCGGCGCCATCAACCGGGTGCCCGTCACCGAGACCGCCTTCCCCCACCGGGACGTGCTCTTCCTGATCTCCATGGACACCTCCTGGTCCACCGACGACCCCGCGGACGTGCGCCGCGCCAACCTCGACTGGCTGACCGAGCTGCACGCCGCGATGGGCGCCCACGCCCGGGACGCCTCCTACGTCAACTTCGCCGACCCCGACCTGCCCGAGGCCCAGGCCGCCTACTTCGGCCCCAACCTGGCCCGGCTCCGCGAGATCAAGCACCGCTACGACCCCGACCGGGTCTTCACCTTCCGCCAGGCCGTCTAG
- a CDS encoding flavin reductase family protein, with protein sequence MSPDLRGTMRNFATGVCVATTYTDRGGSRRHDAVTLNSLTSVSLDPPLVSLSLHRDSQFLGDLLETKKWAVSILDSEAEPLARGLAKGRDARAEAVAALDANPGPATGALMLDAQSSLECVLWDSFDLGDHTMLIGEVVSTGVRDQQPPLLFLHGNFHQLATATAKES encoded by the coding sequence ATGTCACCCGATCTGCGCGGCACGATGCGCAACTTCGCCACCGGAGTCTGCGTCGCCACGACCTACACGGACCGCGGGGGCTCTCGCCGCCACGACGCCGTCACCCTCAACTCGCTGACCTCGGTGTCGCTCGACCCGCCGCTGGTCTCGCTCTCGCTGCACCGCGACTCCCAGTTCCTGGGCGATCTGCTGGAGACCAAGAAGTGGGCCGTCTCCATCCTGGACAGCGAAGCGGAGCCGCTGGCCCGGGGCCTCGCCAAGGGCCGCGACGCCCGCGCCGAGGCCGTCGCCGCCCTCGACGCCAACCCCGGCCCCGCCACCGGAGCCCTGATGCTCGACGCGCAGAGCAGCCTGGAGTGCGTGCTCTGGGACAGCTTCGACCTCGGCGACCACACGATGCTGATCGGCGAGGTGGTCTCCACCGGCGTCCGCGACCAGCAGCCTCCCCTGCTCTTCCTGCACGGCAACTTCCACCAGCTCGCGACCGCCACGGCCAAGGAGTCCTGA
- a CDS encoding ATP-grasp domain-containing protein: MTEQPWIIVGFVNILPYIKEFAPNSVIVIDEPDVIRKQDVKSALEGAEILRELIEWEYQLPAAADEFYNTYPDLAPEVVAPLVEYATPFAARLAERYGLPGAGAGAAGIMRDKSLLRRVTRAAGVPNPASREVTSPDEVREFAAAHPGSLVLKPANRQASVGTKVLHSLDDLDSTWVECTSQDEGDRVPDRERELRMIIEQYVHGTEYSVELLVREGEVLFSNVTGKLLYPGPRPVELGHTVPAADLPDELNDLLVSQTEAVLRAVGFGSGMVHCEWIVSDGRPYLVECAGRFPGDGIPMLIEEAYRIDLAGAFYTVMRGLRPEPLPRRAAGGAAVRFMEAVPGEVVAVDGAEEAGRLPDVLSLSLHLKPGDTVRELQSSWDRVGSVMTRGATSADALRTAEALVDTIRITTV; this comes from the coding sequence ATGACCGAGCAGCCCTGGATCATCGTCGGATTCGTCAACATCCTGCCCTACATCAAGGAGTTCGCCCCGAACTCGGTGATCGTCATCGACGAGCCGGACGTGATCCGCAAGCAGGACGTCAAGAGCGCCCTCGAAGGCGCCGAGATACTGCGCGAACTGATCGAGTGGGAGTACCAGCTCCCCGCCGCCGCGGACGAGTTCTACAACACCTACCCCGACCTCGCCCCGGAGGTCGTCGCCCCGCTGGTCGAGTACGCCACACCGTTCGCGGCCCGGCTGGCCGAGCGGTACGGCCTGCCCGGGGCCGGCGCCGGAGCGGCCGGCATCATGCGGGACAAGTCGCTGCTGCGCCGGGTCACCCGGGCCGCCGGCGTCCCCAACCCGGCGTCCCGGGAGGTCACCTCCCCGGACGAGGTACGGGAGTTCGCCGCCGCCCACCCCGGCTCGCTGGTCCTCAAGCCCGCCAACCGGCAGGCCTCCGTCGGCACCAAGGTGCTGCACTCGCTGGACGACCTGGACTCCACCTGGGTCGAGTGCACCAGCCAGGACGAGGGCGACCGGGTGCCGGACCGCGAGCGCGAACTCCGGATGATCATCGAGCAGTACGTCCACGGTACGGAGTACAGCGTCGAACTGCTGGTCCGCGAGGGCGAGGTGCTGTTCTCCAACGTCACCGGCAAGCTGCTCTACCCCGGTCCGCGCCCCGTCGAGCTGGGGCACACGGTGCCGGCCGCCGACCTCCCGGACGAGCTGAACGACCTGCTGGTGTCCCAGACCGAGGCGGTGCTGCGCGCGGTCGGCTTCGGCAGCGGCATGGTGCACTGCGAGTGGATCGTCAGCGACGGCCGCCCCTACCTGGTGGAGTGCGCGGGCCGCTTCCCCGGCGACGGCATCCCGATGCTGATCGAGGAGGCGTACCGGATCGATCTGGCCGGGGCGTTCTACACCGTCATGCGGGGCCTCCGGCCGGAGCCGCTGCCGCGCAGGGCGGCGGGCGGCGCCGCGGTCCGCTTCATGGAGGCGGTACCCGGCGAGGTGGTGGCGGTCGACGGAGCCGAGGAGGCCGGCCGGCTGCCCGACGTCCTCTCGCTCTCGCTGCACCTGAAGCCCGGGGACACCGTGCGCGAACTGCAGAGCTCCTGGGACCGGGTGGGCTCGGTGATGACCAGGGGAGCCACGTCGGCGGACGCCCTGCGCACCGCCGAGGCACTGGTCGACACGATCCGGATCACCACCGTCTGA
- a CDS encoding trypsin-like peptidase domain-containing protein produces MAAVHLTEFDDEPLGSGFLIDDHRILTCAHVACPSWDRQKPLWVAFPKSEQLMHRRIAVREVVAPEPEQARRVQDIAVLVLAESAGSQTAARLRHPLPDQLVGEPWWSFGFPGGDPFGNSADGVVGEALAYGWIRLDTESRYPVQGGYSGAALWSPTYQAVVGLVGQASAANGDARALTLHQVERCLPEQKVGLLAAWTAEAAGETALAAWGWSLDDDPEAGRHWRPRARGVSTDAERGFRFRGRTTAITAIVDWLTGDGAPRHVLVLTGSPGVGKSAVLGRIVTSADAGVVASLPPEDDAVRAPVGSVACAVHAKGKTALEVAQEIARAASAKPPAAPEDLAVVLRAALSDRDAAGDVRPFTVVIDALDEATTPEQARLIARRVALPLAESCTDLRVRVLVGSRRRDDAGDLLGIFGAATQIIDLDEPAYFDQADLVSYAMATLQLLGDERPGNPYSDDAAALPVATRIAELADANFLVAGLTARAHGLHDVVAARPADISFDPTVAAALDDYMARLHPVDGVPAADVLSALAYAEAPGLPLSLWSTATRALTGTAPSEIRLAAFARSAAANFLVEASTSEQHSGCFRLFHQALDDALQQGRAQTMSKRADERALARAFLAYGQLTGWDRAPSYLLRSLPRHAERGGVVEELLDDERYPLHADLRRLIAAAGGVRGPARARGQLLRQTPQALGRPPARRAALFSVTEAQENLGDTYRRLAADSSYRAAWAAVAPRAEEAVLEGHSGEIVALCTIGAPPYTQLVSGGADGTVRFWDPFTSRTTRVLAKKDGVGGVMCAFDDGDRSWLAVASGDEVSLWDASERRGFGRLRGHNGRINDMCVLETSDGPRLATAGSDGTVRVWNPFVRRAERVLRDHADWVTSVCAVRTGSHTVLASGSEDHTIRIWDADGRCLQVLSGHTASINAVCTAALDGVTRLVSAGSDHTIRIWDLTEGRCLRVIRLPYVVVNLRAVQAAGRTLLATTNDNVIALWDPVSGAEDQSLNGHVDAVSALCVLDFDGRTLIASGGEDHTVRLWDPAKPPADRATAVRSVCAVPGDDHSLMAYAGDEGTVWLRDVADGTVRGSVGREPDWIRALGAVDLGPEVRIVAGGDGGITLWESTGRTGPVTRRLPRAVYAACEVPFQGQPMVATTGADGVVRLWDPWFLRPVRTLPGHSNGYALCRLDLDGLPPLIVTAGAGVRGGIWLWDPHTDEPRQTAAGCFTTDVYALCAVRADGRAALASADARGAVTLWDPQTGAVMAETAGHETSANALTAVDLGGRVLLASAGTDRTVRLWEPSTGAIVEEIPVRHPAYALAWTASRLVVGLEQGVLALSLDGLRPKP; encoded by the coding sequence GTGGCCGCGGTCCATCTGACCGAGTTCGACGACGAACCGCTCGGCTCCGGTTTCCTGATCGACGACCACCGGATCCTCACGTGCGCCCATGTCGCCTGTCCTTCGTGGGACAGGCAGAAGCCGCTGTGGGTGGCGTTCCCCAAGTCCGAGCAGCTCATGCATCGCAGGATCGCGGTGCGCGAGGTCGTGGCGCCCGAACCCGAACAGGCGCGTCGTGTCCAGGACATCGCCGTACTCGTTCTCGCGGAGAGCGCGGGGAGCCAGACTGCGGCCCGTTTGCGGCACCCCTTACCGGACCAGCTCGTCGGCGAGCCGTGGTGGTCGTTCGGATTCCCGGGCGGTGACCCGTTCGGCAACTCCGCCGACGGGGTGGTCGGGGAGGCGCTTGCCTACGGCTGGATCAGGTTGGACACGGAGTCGCGCTACCCGGTACAGGGCGGCTACAGCGGGGCCGCCCTGTGGTCTCCCACCTACCAGGCGGTGGTGGGTCTGGTGGGGCAGGCCAGCGCGGCCAACGGCGATGCCCGAGCCCTGACCCTTCACCAGGTCGAACGCTGCCTGCCGGAACAGAAGGTGGGACTGCTCGCCGCGTGGACGGCGGAGGCCGCCGGGGAGACGGCCCTGGCGGCCTGGGGCTGGTCACTCGACGACGATCCCGAGGCCGGACGGCACTGGAGGCCGCGAGCCCGAGGCGTGAGCACCGACGCGGAGCGGGGCTTTCGCTTCCGTGGACGTACCACCGCCATCACCGCCATCGTCGACTGGCTGACGGGTGACGGCGCGCCCCGTCATGTACTCGTCCTCACCGGCTCGCCCGGAGTGGGGAAGTCCGCCGTGCTGGGCCGGATCGTCACCTCGGCCGACGCGGGCGTGGTGGCCTCGCTGCCGCCCGAGGACGACGCCGTCCGCGCCCCGGTCGGCTCGGTGGCCTGCGCCGTCCACGCCAAGGGCAAGACAGCGCTGGAGGTCGCCCAGGAGATCGCGCGCGCCGCCTCCGCCAAGCCGCCCGCCGCACCCGAGGATCTGGCCGTCGTCCTACGCGCCGCGCTCAGCGATCGCGACGCAGCCGGCGACGTGCGGCCATTCACCGTCGTCATCGACGCGCTGGACGAGGCCACCACGCCGGAGCAGGCCAGGCTCATCGCCCGACGCGTCGCCCTGCCCCTCGCCGAGAGCTGCACCGACCTGCGGGTCCGGGTCCTGGTGGGCAGCCGTCGCCGGGACGACGCGGGCGACCTGCTGGGCATATTCGGTGCCGCCACCCAGATCATCGACCTCGACGAACCCGCCTACTTCGACCAGGCCGACCTGGTCTCCTACGCCATGGCCACCCTTCAGCTCCTGGGCGACGAACGTCCTGGGAACCCGTACTCCGACGACGCCGCGGCACTGCCGGTCGCGACTCGCATCGCCGAACTGGCCGACGCCAACTTCCTGGTGGCGGGTCTCACCGCGCGTGCCCATGGCCTTCACGACGTGGTCGCAGCCAGACCCGCGGACATCTCCTTCGACCCCACGGTGGCCGCCGCCCTCGACGACTACATGGCTAGGCTGCACCCCGTCGACGGGGTGCCGGCAGCCGACGTACTGAGCGCCCTCGCCTACGCGGAGGCGCCCGGTCTGCCTTTGTCGCTGTGGAGCACGGCCACTCGCGCCCTCACCGGCACAGCTCCGTCGGAAATCCGCCTCGCCGCCTTCGCCCGGTCCGCCGCCGCCAATTTCCTGGTCGAAGCCAGCACGAGCGAGCAGCACTCGGGGTGCTTCCGGCTGTTCCACCAGGCACTGGACGACGCCCTGCAGCAGGGGCGGGCGCAGACCATGTCGAAAAGGGCCGACGAACGGGCGCTCGCACGCGCGTTCCTGGCCTACGGGCAGCTCACCGGCTGGGACCGGGCACCGTCGTACCTGTTGCGTTCGCTGCCCCGGCACGCCGAGCGCGGGGGCGTCGTGGAGGAACTGCTGGACGACGAGCGGTATCCGCTCCACGCCGATCTGCGGCGGCTCATCGCCGCGGCGGGCGGTGTGAGGGGTCCGGCCCGCGCGCGGGGGCAGCTGCTACGCCAGACCCCGCAGGCACTCGGTCGCCCGCCTGCCAGGAGGGCCGCCCTGTTCAGCGTGACCGAGGCGCAGGAGAACCTCGGCGACACCTACCGACGGCTGGCGGCCGACAGCAGCTACCGCGCGGCCTGGGCCGCCGTCGCGCCGCGCGCCGAGGAAGCGGTTCTCGAGGGCCACAGCGGCGAGATCGTCGCCCTCTGCACGATCGGCGCGCCCCCGTACACCCAGCTCGTCAGCGGCGGCGCGGACGGCACCGTGCGCTTCTGGGATCCCTTCACCTCCCGCACCACACGAGTCCTGGCCAAGAAGGACGGGGTGGGCGGCGTCATGTGCGCGTTCGACGACGGCGACCGAAGCTGGCTCGCCGTCGCGTCGGGCGACGAGGTGAGCCTCTGGGACGCCTCCGAGCGCCGGGGGTTCGGGCGGCTGCGGGGACACAACGGCCGGATCAACGACATGTGCGTGCTGGAGACCTCGGACGGGCCGAGGCTGGCCACTGCTGGTTCGGACGGGACCGTACGCGTGTGGAATCCGTTCGTCCGGCGCGCGGAGCGGGTGCTGCGCGACCACGCCGACTGGGTCACCAGCGTCTGCGCGGTGCGGACCGGATCCCACACCGTGCTGGCCTCCGGCAGCGAGGACCACACGATCAGAATCTGGGACGCGGACGGGCGGTGCCTGCAAGTGCTGAGCGGCCACACCGCGTCCATCAACGCGGTGTGCACGGCGGCCTTGGACGGTGTGACCCGCCTGGTGAGCGCCGGGTCGGACCACACCATCCGAATCTGGGACCTCACGGAGGGTCGGTGCCTACGGGTGATTCGGCTGCCCTACGTGGTGGTCAACCTTCGTGCCGTGCAAGCCGCCGGACGGACTCTGCTCGCCACCACCAACGACAACGTCATCGCGCTGTGGGATCCAGTCAGCGGCGCCGAGGACCAGAGCCTGAACGGCCACGTCGACGCCGTGTCCGCCCTGTGCGTTCTGGACTTCGACGGCCGGACGCTGATCGCCAGCGGCGGCGAGGATCACACCGTCCGCCTGTGGGACCCGGCCAAGCCCCCGGCCGACCGTGCGACCGCCGTGCGCTCGGTGTGCGCCGTGCCTGGCGACGACCATTCTCTGATGGCCTACGCCGGCGACGAAGGGACAGTGTGGCTGCGGGACGTCGCAGACGGCACAGTCCGGGGCAGCGTGGGCCGGGAGCCCGACTGGATTCGGGCCCTGGGCGCGGTCGACCTCGGCCCGGAGGTGCGGATCGTCGCGGGCGGGGACGGCGGGATCACACTGTGGGAGTCGACCGGCCGGACGGGGCCGGTGACGCGACGACTGCCGCGCGCCGTCTATGCCGCGTGCGAGGTGCCGTTCCAAGGGCAGCCGATGGTGGCGACCACCGGCGCGGACGGAGTCGTACGGCTCTGGGATCCCTGGTTCCTCCGCCCCGTCCGCACCTTGCCCGGTCACAGCAACGGCTACGCGTTGTGCAGGCTCGACCTCGACGGCCTCCCCCCGCTGATCGTCACGGCCGGGGCGGGCGTCCGGGGCGGCATCTGGCTGTGGGACCCCCACACGGACGAGCCCCGGCAGACCGCGGCCGGCTGCTTCACGACGGACGTGTACGCCCTGTGCGCCGTCCGGGCGGACGGGCGCGCTGCGCTGGCGTCGGCGGACGCCAGGGGCGCAGTGACCCTCTGGGATCCGCAGACGGGGGCCGTCATGGCCGAAACGGCTGGGCACGAGACGTCGGCCAACGCGCTGACGGCCGTGGACCTGGGCGGGCGCGTGTTGCTCGCGTCCGCGGGCACCGACCGCACGGTCCGACTGTGGGAGCCGTCCACCGGTGCGATCGTGGAGGAGATTCCCGTGCGCCATCCCGCCTACGCCCTGGCCTGGACTGCGAGCCGCCTAGTCGTGGGCCTGGAACAAGGAGTGCTGGCGCTCTCCCTGGACGGACTGCGCCCGAAGCCGTAG